A single genomic interval of Paenibacillus macerans harbors:
- a CDS encoding MBL fold metallo-hydrolase, whose translation MLKIETFTLGPLQTNAYLVRGDDEKRAIVIDPGMNPGPLLRAVEGLEIEAILLTHAHFDHIGGVDEIRKLKKCPVYVHPLESEWLTTPKLNGSLMWPEVSPPISTDPAEYDLAEGQKLRLIGREFTVYHTPGHSPGSVSFLCGDELFSGDVLFRLSVGRTDLPGGREADLYNSIRGKLFRMPDEVKVYPGHGPKTAIGFERANNPYVS comes from the coding sequence ATGCTGAAAATAGAAACATTTACGTTGGGGCCGCTGCAAACGAACGCTTACCTGGTCCGGGGCGACGATGAGAAGCGGGCGATCGTGATCGACCCGGGCATGAACCCGGGCCCGCTGCTGCGCGCCGTCGAAGGGCTGGAGATCGAAGCGATTTTGCTGACGCACGCGCATTTTGACCATATCGGCGGGGTCGACGAAATCCGCAAGCTGAAAAAATGCCCGGTATACGTCCACCCGCTCGAGAGCGAATGGCTGACCACGCCGAAGCTGAACGGCTCGCTCATGTGGCCGGAGGTGTCGCCGCCGATTTCGACCGATCCGGCCGAATACGATCTGGCCGAGGGGCAGAAGCTCCGGCTGATCGGGCGCGAATTTACCGTCTATCATACGCCGGGACATTCGCCGGGCAGCGTTAGTTTTTTGTGCGGGGACGAGCTGTTTTCCGGAGACGTGCTGTTTCGTTTAAGCGTCGGGCGGACCGATTTGCCGGGCGGCCGGGAAGCGGATTTGTACAATTCGATCCGCGGCAAGCTGTTCCGGATGCCGGATGAAGTTAAGGTTTACCCGGGGCATGGCCCCAAAACGGCGATCGGTTTCGAACGGGCCAACAATCCTTACGTTTCCTGA
- a CDS encoding MgtC/SapB family protein, with amino-acid sequence MTANRRTSNVDIELLLRVLIAGICGVLIGFERKNRMKEAGVRTHYVVAAGAALMIIISKYGFQDQIGWSNLSLDPSRIAAGVVSGVGFLGAGMIFMQKQTVKGLTTAAGIWATAGIGMAVGAGMYFIGIAVTLLLLLGQIILHGRYSWLTSPKTDTVTLVLKREEGIIDRFLDRLEELHVSVLGFEAECRDEEIELELTVQFKSGANLETLLSSMNEDIKRMKVE; translated from the coding sequence ATGACTGCAAACCGGAGGACCTCTAATGTGGATATCGAGCTGTTATTGCGCGTCCTGATCGCAGGGATATGCGGCGTCCTGATCGGGTTTGAACGCAAGAACCGCATGAAGGAGGCGGGCGTTAGGACCCACTATGTCGTAGCGGCTGGAGCGGCGCTGATGATCATCATTTCGAAATACGGCTTTCAGGATCAGATCGGCTGGAGCAATCTGTCCCTGGACCCGTCGCGGATCGCGGCCGGCGTCGTCAGCGGGGTCGGATTTCTTGGCGCCGGCATGATATTTATGCAGAAGCAGACGGTTAAAGGTTTAACCACGGCGGCGGGCATTTGGGCGACGGCGGGAATCGGCATGGCGGTTGGAGCGGGGATGTATTTTATCGGGATCGCTGTAACGCTCCTCCTGCTGCTTGGGCAAATCATCCTGCACGGCCGCTATAGCTGGCTGACCTCTCCCAAGACCGATACGGTTACCCTTGTGCTGAAGCGGGAGGAAGGGATCATCGACCGTTTTCTGGATCGGCTGGAGGAACTGCATGTTTCCGTGCTCGGCTTTGAAGCGGAGTGCCGGGATGAGGAAATCGAGCTGGAACTGACGGTGCAATTTAAGTCGGGGGCGAATTTGGAAACCTTGCTGTCGTCCATGAATGAAGATATTAAACGGATGAAAGTAGAGTAA
- a CDS encoding class I SAM-dependent methyltransferase yields MESLQNLAGQLAGQGSLITATISGRRKPGETEYSKVQIKPVELKGRLHYQFAYHYPNKVTHRNIPAESFADELMKLFGETFRQGLLCTAEADYQVLISKKFKVNILKKAPSRKPLGTLTHNRRKQYVLEEGTPVPFLVELGIMNAEGKVLAKKYDKFRQINRFLEMVQDVLPHLPQGRPLTIIDFGCGKSYLTFALYHYLAVQQQRKLKIVGLDLKADVIEHCGALARKLNYDDLRFLVGDIADYDELSEVDMVVTLHACDTATDAALEKAVRWNAAVILSVPCCQHELYNQVDSPVLEPLLGHGILKERFSALATDAIRAKLLDVMGYKTQLLEFIDMEHTPKNILIRAVKSPGGNTDKLWQEYAAFRDFLSASPYLERACQDLLPGVEVQRER; encoded by the coding sequence ATGGAATCACTGCAGAATCTCGCGGGCCAACTGGCCGGGCAGGGCAGCCTGATTACGGCGACGATCAGCGGGCGCCGCAAACCGGGCGAAACCGAATACAGCAAAGTGCAGATCAAGCCCGTGGAATTGAAGGGGCGTCTGCATTATCAGTTTGCTTATCACTATCCGAATAAAGTGACCCACCGGAATATTCCGGCCGAATCGTTTGCGGACGAGCTGATGAAATTGTTTGGGGAAACGTTCCGGCAAGGATTGCTTTGTACGGCGGAGGCCGACTATCAGGTGCTCATCAGCAAGAAATTCAAAGTGAACATTCTGAAAAAGGCCCCTTCCCGCAAGCCATTGGGTACGCTGACGCATAACCGCCGCAAACAATACGTGCTTGAAGAGGGAACGCCGGTGCCATTTCTGGTCGAGCTGGGCATCATGAACGCTGAAGGCAAAGTGCTGGCCAAAAAATACGACAAGTTCAGGCAGATCAACCGTTTCCTCGAAATGGTGCAGGACGTGCTCCCCCATCTGCCGCAAGGCCGCCCGCTGACGATCATCGATTTCGGCTGCGGTAAATCGTACCTGACGTTTGCGTTGTATCATTATTTGGCGGTGCAGCAGCAGCGGAAACTGAAAATCGTCGGGCTCGACCTGAAGGCGGACGTCATCGAGCATTGCGGGGCGCTCGCCCGCAAGCTGAACTATGACGATTTGCGGTTCCTCGTCGGCGATATTGCCGATTACGATGAATTAAGCGAAGTGGATATGGTCGTCACGCTGCATGCGTGCGATACGGCTACCGACGCGGCGCTGGAGAAAGCGGTCCGCTGGAACGCTGCGGTCATTTTGTCGGTCCCCTGCTGCCAGCACGAGCTGTATAACCAAGTGGACAGCCCCGTGTTGGAACCGCTGCTTGGACACGGCATCCTGAAGGAGCGTTTTTCGGCGCTTGCCACGGACGCGATCCGCGCCAAGCTGCTCGACGTCATGGGCTACAAGACGCAGCTGCTGGAATTTATCGACATGGAGCATACGCCGAAAAACATCCTGATCCGGGCCGTCAAATCGCCGGGCGGGAATACGGACAAGCTGTGGCAAGAGTATGCCGCTTTCCGCGATTTTTTGAGCGCCTCTCCTTATCTGGAGCGGGCGTGCCAGGATCTGCTGCCGGGGGTGGAGGTTCAAAGGGAGCGCTAA
- a CDS encoding DedA family protein yields MEWISNLISTLLDWVQQLGYFGIMLGLMIEIIPSEIVLAYGGYLVHMGSINFVGAVFFGVVGGVIAQLFIYWIGRYGGRPILEKYGKYILIKKKHIDVSEAWFLKYGSGVIFTARFIPVARHAISIPAGMAKMPVGKFLLLTTLAVIPWSILFVYLGMLLGEQWQHVDEKAGPYIMPILLCALALLIVYVVVKMFSNRKKAAK; encoded by the coding sequence GTGGAGTGGATATCAAATCTAATCAGCACACTATTGGATTGGGTTCAGCAATTGGGGTACTTCGGCATTATGCTCGGTTTGATGATCGAGATCATTCCCAGCGAAATCGTGCTGGCTTACGGCGGATATTTGGTGCATATGGGCAGCATTAATTTCGTGGGGGCGGTGTTTTTCGGCGTTGTCGGCGGCGTTATCGCCCAGTTGTTCATTTACTGGATCGGCCGTTACGGCGGCAGACCGATTTTGGAAAAGTACGGGAAGTACATTTTGATTAAGAAAAAACATATCGACGTGTCCGAAGCCTGGTTTTTGAAATACGGGTCAGGCGTCATTTTTACCGCCCGGTTTATCCCGGTGGCGCGGCATGCGATTTCGATTCCGGCCGGGATGGCCAAAATGCCTGTCGGCAAGTTTTTGCTGCTGACCACGCTGGCGGTGATTCCCTGGTCGATCCTGTTCGTGTATTTGGGGATGCTGCTCGGCGAACAATGGCAGCATGTCGATGAGAAGGCCGGTCCTTACATCATGCCGATTTTGCTTTGCGCTTTGGCCTTGCTGATCGTGTACGTGGTCGTTAAAATGTTCAGCAACAGGAAAAAAGCGGCGAAATAA
- a CDS encoding O-antigen ligase family protein yields MSGFGSSVPAAAVCGTGLALCGLNGLFFMDTEPALLLVSGWLAVSAAMAGGWVLRWRKSERRRLLRESPLDGWLLAGPFVLAALYGLTLLAAKALSVQATFEAVLGWAFYGVVGVAVYLAAGEKGGRRLLETGWLAVGGLLAVTGLAAVYGLLPLPGAVLRTADREIAAAGARLGGLLQYPNAYGAVMAAFLLERLVRLAGWSAVDFSRERRWRGYRAAAWALLYALCLLLSESRGAFAALLIGWAAGCALLRGPARRRYVLHSGVIVAAGAVLARQLAAAQLAPAPLPGLLALAAVLAAELLLAGLAARWREVRSSSSARVGAANVGVAGLRAAAEPRRSGPGGPDAAARGSGAAGSGSRLWRRPRGHRSSGATRSGSPAGRFSPRRTAPLGRALLCAARGRPGARAPQAPPLRPAPCPRRSAALPRSGALRRAAACGGAALLLAAPLAALAAAGFPGRLFRPETWFARAAMYGDAALLLRQSPWLGQGGDAWRQAFRSVQSHPYVGNEAHSGYLDIALDLGLLGLAVMVLWLGAAAVRLFRARSPLLPPFAALLLHSAVDFDMSYGIVWLLIIAMIGMAKAGGAAQTEPGKEREPNPQTEVLGQIRTLGGHAKVRNKKREPDVTPNARTAEKLPRLMRAVSGFVLCVLLLAASTAGFLQAESLRLYRSALSLEEAAGRNSPSASTQSQAAAKTQGNSGLSGTSVSIVVSSADAADDANAARNRQAALLKRSLACWPYRTPARLALAGLSAPPEAAAILRAGLAYDAADPALWLALGGALARQGDLGAVPAMNRALELDRFDPHLQTAALRGLEQLARRLSEQGRPEQAKAAAAAGARTYARYAELADSVRTSVQRNDRRFRLTAEAVILGEALRHMADSAASSQARLN; encoded by the coding sequence ATGAGTGGATTCGGGTCATCTGTGCCGGCAGCCGCGGTTTGCGGGACGGGCCTGGCGCTTTGCGGGCTGAACGGGTTGTTTTTTATGGATACGGAACCCGCCCTGCTGCTCGTTTCGGGATGGCTGGCGGTTTCGGCCGCGATGGCCGGGGGGTGGGTTTTAAGATGGAGAAAATCAGAGCGGCGGCGCTTGCTTCGCGAAAGCCCTTTGGACGGCTGGCTGCTTGCGGGTCCGTTTGTTCTGGCTGCGCTGTACGGATTAACCTTGCTTGCCGCCAAAGCCTTGTCGGTTCAAGCAACATTTGAGGCCGTTTTGGGCTGGGCTTTTTACGGCGTTGTTGGCGTTGCTGTTTACTTGGCGGCGGGAGAGAAGGGCGGCAGGCGCTTGTTGGAAACAGGCTGGCTGGCGGTCGGGGGGCTGCTGGCCGTAACGGGGCTTGCGGCCGTATACGGCTTGCTGCCGCTGCCGGGAGCTGTTTTGCGGACCGCCGACCGGGAGATCGCCGCGGCGGGGGCGAGACTTGGCGGCTTGCTGCAATATCCGAACGCCTACGGCGCGGTCATGGCCGCGTTTTTGCTGGAGCGCCTGGTCAGGCTGGCCGGCTGGAGCGCGGTGGATTTCAGCCGGGAGCGCCGTTGGCGCGGATACCGGGCGGCCGCATGGGCGCTGCTTTACGCGCTCTGCCTGCTGCTCAGCGAGTCGCGCGGGGCTTTCGCGGCCCTGCTTATCGGCTGGGCGGCGGGTTGTGCCTTGCTGCGCGGGCCCGCACGGCGGCGCTACGTGCTCCACAGCGGCGTTATCGTTGCTGCCGGAGCCGTGCTCGCCCGCCAGCTTGCCGCCGCGCAGCTGGCCCCGGCGCCGCTGCCGGGGCTGCTGGCGCTGGCCGCGGTGCTGGCGGCGGAGCTGCTGCTGGCGGGGCTGGCCGCCCGCTGGCGCGAGGTGCGCAGCAGCAGCTCCGCCCGCGTGGGCGCCGCCAATGTAGGCGTCGCAGGGCTCCGCGCCGCCGCAGAGCCGCGCCGCAGCGGGCCCGGCGGCCCGGACGCCGCTGCACGCGGCTCGGGTGCGGCCGGCTCGGGCTCGCGCCTCTGGCGGCGCCCGCGCGGCCACCGCAGCAGCGGCGCCACGCGAAGCGGCAGCCCTGCCGGCCGCTTTAGCCCGCGGCGGACCGCGCCGCTCGGGCGCGCGCTGCTTTGCGCCGCGCGCGGCCGCCCCGGCGCTCGCGCCCCGCAGGCGCCGCCTCTGCGGCCTGCGCCGTGCCCGCGCCGCTCCGCCGCCCTGCCCCGCAGCGGAGCCCTGCGCCGCGCCGCCGCCTGCGGCGGAGCCGCGCTGCTGCTCGCGGCGCCGCTAGCGGCGCTGGCGGCCGCCGGTTTCCCGGGGCGGCTGTTCCGCCCGGAAACGTGGTTCGCCCGCGCCGCGATGTACGGCGACGCCGCGTTGCTGCTGCGGCAGTCGCCGTGGCTCGGCCAGGGCGGCGATGCCTGGCGCCAGGCGTTCCGCAGCGTGCAAAGCCATCCTTACGTCGGCAATGAAGCGCACAGCGGCTACCTGGACATCGCCCTCGATCTTGGCTTGCTGGGCCTCGCCGTCATGGTGCTCTGGCTTGGCGCGGCCGCAGTCCGCCTGTTCCGGGCGAGAAGCCCCTTGCTTCCGCCCTTTGCGGCGCTGCTGCTGCATAGCGCCGTCGATTTTGATATGAGCTACGGCATCGTTTGGCTGCTCATCATCGCGATGATCGGCATGGCGAAAGCGGGAGGCGCAGCCCAAACGGAGCCCGGGAAGGAGCGCGAGCCCAATCCGCAGACTGAGGTTTTGGGGCAGATCCGGACTTTGGGAGGGCACGCTAAGGTCCGAAATAAAAAGCGCGAGCCGGATGTGACGCCGAACGCGCGCACAGCGGAGAAATTGCCGCGGCTTATGCGCGCCGTTTCCGGCTTTGTGCTCTGCGTACTGCTGCTTGCGGCAAGTACGGCCGGCTTTCTGCAGGCGGAGAGCCTTCGGCTGTACCGCTCAGCTTTGTCCTTGGAGGAAGCGGCGGGCCGGAACTCACCCTCTGCGTCGACACAATCACAAGCTGCGGCAAAAACGCAAGGAAATTCCGGCCTTTCCGGCACATCCGTCTCCATTGTCGTTTCTTCTGCGGATGCTGCGGATGATGCGAATGCTGCCCGGAACCGTCAGGCCGCACTGCTCAAACGGTCGTTGGCCTGCTGGCCGTACCGGACACCGGCGCGGCTGGCGCTGGCCGGCTTGTCCGCTCCGCCCGAGGCGGCGGCCATTCTGCGCGCCGGGCTCGCTTACGATGCGGCCGATCCCGCTTTATGGCTGGCGCTGGGCGGCGCTTTGGCCCGCCAGGGAGACCTTGGCGCCGTCCCCGCCATGAACCGGGCGCTTGAACTGGACCGGTTCGATCCGCATCTCCAAACCGCCGCTTTGCGCGGCTTGGAGCAGCTGGCCCGGCGCCTGTCGGAGCAGGGGCGGCCGGAGCAAGCCAAGGCGGCCGCCGCGGCGGGAGCGCGGACCTACGCCCGCTACGCTGAACTGGCCGACTCGGTCAGAACGTCCGTGCAGCGAAACGACCGGCGATTTCGCCTGACCGCCGAAGCCGTCATTCTGGGCGAAGCGCTGCGGCACATGGCCGATTCCGCCGCTTCCTCCCAGGCGCGGCTGAATTAG